The Deinococcus puniceus genome segment GCCGTTTTGCGGAACACCAGATTGCCCGAAGCGTCGGCCTTCCACGCTTTCACCAACGCGATATCCGCCACGATGCCGCGCTCCAGCAAGAAGGTCTGGCCGTCAAAGTCCTTGTGTTCTTTGCCTTCAGCCACCAGCGTTCCGACTCCGGTTTTGGTATAGAACCCCGGAATGCCCGCGCCGCCTGCCCGCATGCGCTCGGCCAGCGTGCCCTGCGGCGTGAATTCCAGTTCCAGTTCTCCGGCCAAATACTGTCGCTCGAATTCCTTGTTTTCGCCCACGTAGCTGGAAATCATCTTGGAAATCTGGCGGGTGGCGAGCAGTAAGCCCAGCCCGAAGCCGTCCACGCCCGCATTGTTGCTCACGGCGGTCAGGCCGCGCACACCGCTGTCACGTAGGGCGGCAATCAGGGCTTCGGGAATGCCGCACAGGCCAAAGCCGCCCACCGCCACCGTCTGCCCGTCGGCCACGATGTCCTTGAGCGCCGCTTCGGCACTGGGATACAACTTATTCAGTTTGGAACTGGTCATAGGCTGGCAGCATAGCGAATCTGGGCGAGGTACCAAACGGGCGTTAGGGTGAACAAGGTGAGTCGGGTGCAGGCTGCGAGACAGGCAGCAGACCCGGCCCGTCCTATACTCGCCTCACATGACCCTCTCTTCACTCCCTGCGCCCGCCGCGCCCACTGTGTCGCCGTGGACGCTCTCGGCGTTTTGGTTCGGCACGGCGTTTCACTGGCTCCTGCTCCTGATCATTCTTATTCCGGCCAACGTGGTGGGGTTCGTGGGCGAGGCCAACAAAGGCACCTATCTGGGCGCTCTGACGGCGGTGGGCGCGATTATGGCGCTGGTGCTGCCGCCGCTGGTGGGCGCACATTCTGACCGCACGGGCAAGCGGTTGCCTTATATCCGGCTGGGCTTAGCCGTCAATCTGGCGGGCCTCGGCGTCATGGCTCTGGCCGCCTCCCTGATGACGGGCACGAATGGATTCTTGGTGTACGTGCTGGGATTTTTGCTGGTGCAGTTCGGCAACAATTACGCCACCGCGCCGTATAGCGCCCTGATTCCACAACTGGTGCCGCCCAGTTTGCGCGGGCGCTACAGCGGCGTCATGGGCATGCTTCAAGCGGTGGGCCAACTGCTGGGCGCGGTGGTGGCCTTCGCGGTGGGCACGCTGAATCTGCCCGTCTTCGTCTCGTTTGCGGTCATCGCGGTGGTGCTGCTCGTGCCCGCCCTGATCACCATGCGCGGCGTCCCCGAAACCGCGACCCCTGCGCCCGAATTGGCGGCTGGCCCCACCCTGTCTTGGCAACAACTTTTTTCCTACCAGCCGTTCCTGTGGGTCTTTATTACGCGGGTACTGTTTGCGCTGGGCCAGTACAGCGTGCAGCCCTTTTTGCAGTACTACAGCGTAGATGTGCTGAACCAAAAAGACGGCGTGACGGCGAGTTCACTCCTCGCAGGCTGCATCATCGTGGCCTCTATCCTCAGCGCGTTTTTGGGCGGGCGGATCAGCGACCGGGTGGGCCGAAAACCGGTGATTTACGTGGCGGGCACCACGATGGCCCTGACAGCCATTTTGCTCTTGATCGCGCCGGGATTCGGTACGGCGTTGGCGTTGGCAGTGGTATTCGGCCTCGGCTTCGGCGCATTTACTAGCGTGGACTGGGCCCTCGGCAGCGACGCCATGCCCAGCGCCAAATCGTATGCCCGCGACATGGGCATCTGGCACGTGGCCTTCGTAGGGCCGCAGTTTATCGGCGCTCCGCAAGGCGCTTTGCTGGACTGGGGCAACCGTCAGGGCGACAATTTGGGCTACACATTGGTCTTCGGGATCGCCGCCGCCTTCTTCATGCTGGGCGTTCTGCTGGTCAGAAACGTGCCCGATACGGCCCACGTCAAAACGGCCAAAGCGTAAGCCGCGTTCCCTCACCCGGTCTATCCATTTTCTTGACCTAAAGTTCAGAAGGTATTGAGACGGTGCCTCAGCCGCCAAAGTCCGGCGCAGGCGGCGTGCCAAGCTCGGCCTATGAGCGACGATCAGAACGCCACCGGAACAACGCCCGAGCAGAGCATCAAGGCTGTCGCGGCCATCATCAAAGACGTGAAGTTTGCCATGTTGACCACCATCACCTCGGAAGGCCGCCTGCACTCGCGCCCGATGACCACGCAGGAGCAGGAATTTGACGGCGACATCTGGTTTTTAGGCAACAAAGACGCCGAATCGACTGACGATATGCGCCACCGCCCCGAAGTGAATCTGAGCTTTTCCAACCCCGAAAAGGGCAACTACGTAAGCCTGACGGGCCGGGCCGAATTGGTGGAAGACCGCGCCAAGTTGGACGAACTCTGGAACGACTTTTACAAGACGTACTTCGAGGGCGGCAAGGAAGACCCGAACATCCAACTGATCAAGATTCACGCTCACGGCGCGGAATACTGGGAAAGCGACGGCAGAATTCGCAGCTTTATTCAGATGGCGAAGGGCGCGATTACGGGCAAGCAGCAGAACATGGGCAAGAACGATACGGTGAGTCTGTAAACACGGACGACAACTCGGGGCGGGTGGCCAAGGCTGCCCGCTTCTGCTTGCTTATGACTCCCCACCAGACAGCCTATCGGGACACCCACAATCCGGCCCGCGTATGCTCTGGCCTGTGACTCCGCGACAATTCAGCGCCTCTTGGTGGGCCTTCTTCTGCGCTGGCCGCCGCTCATGACGGCCCCTTCTGTGGCCCTGCAACGGCGGGCACTGGTGGGCGTGCTGCTGACCGTGGTGATGTGGGGCGCGAACGTGGTGCTCCTCAAAGCCCTGCTGGGCGGCACCAACGCCGAAACCATCAACGTGGGGCGCTTTGTTATTGCCGGGAGTGTGCTGGTGACGCTGAGTGTGCGGGCGCACGGCTGGCCGCGTTGGGACGCCCGAACGTGGCTGGCGGTGGCCGCCGTAGGCTTCCTCGGCAATACCTTGTTTCAGGCCTTCTTTCTGACCGCTATTCGCGCCAACCCGGCGGGCGTAGGCGGCCTAGTCACGGGAGTCGTGCCGGTGCTGGTGCTGCCACTGGGCTTGCTGCTGGGCCAAAAAGTGAGTGGGCGACAGGCAGCGGGCGTGGCGGTGGCCTTCGCAGGACTGCTGGGGTTGCTCGCGGTTACGCTGCAACCGGGGGCCACTGTTTCGCTGGGCGGGTTGGGGTGGGTGCTGGCGGCAGCGGGCGCGTGGGCCAGTTACACACTGTTCAACCGCCCGCTCACGGCGCAGTTGGGGGCGCTGCCGTTCGTAGCGTTCAGCCTCCTACTGGGCTGTCTCCCTTACTTGCTGTGGGCCGTGCCGCACCTGCATGACCTGAATCAACTTGCGCCGCTGACCGTGCTGGGCATCGTGGTGAGTGCACTGGGGGCCAATGTGTTGGCGTACTTGGCGTGGGCCAACGGAGCCAACATTCTGGGCGCGGCCCGAACTGCCGTTTGGAACACCCTCGCGCCTGCGGTGGCCCTGCTGCTCAGCGCCGCTGTGCTGCACGAGCGATTGGCCGGAGCGGTCTGGGTGGCGGCGGGCGTGATCCTGCTCGGCGCGGCATGGGCAAACTGGCCGGAGCAGAAACCCAAAGTGGGAGAGACTGCCTTGTCTCCCCCACTCTGAATCTTAGATTGTCCAGCATTTCAGGACGGACTGCTTCAATCCAGCTGCATGTCAATGACAGGGGGCTTATCCATTTTGGCGTCTGTTTCCCCTTTCGGCTGTGCAGATTCAGGCTGAGCAGATTCCGGCTGTGCTGGGGCTGCTTCGGGCGTAGGTTCCGGAGCGGGCTGAGGCGGTCGCACACGTGGCGTAAAGGTGTTTTCCTGCGCCGTGATCTGGGCCTGCGTGATAGGCGTCGCGGGCATGACCGACTGGCTTCCGGCCACGCTGACCCAGCCTGCCGTGCCAGACGGTGCATCGGCGGCCTGAGTGGCACGCGGCGCGGCCAACTTGACCGGGGGCAGGGTTGTAGTTTGGGCGATCCGGGCGGCGTTTTGCGTGGCCGCAGTCTGCGCGGCGCGGCGGGCGGCCAGCATGATGGAATCCACCTCGGCAGCCGTCAAGATTCCCTTGGACTGCAAGGTGCCGAGAATAGCCAGCGCGAGTTTCCGGGCGTACTCGCCGTCGTTGGGAGGGGGGGAAGCGCCGAGAGTCATAGGCCGCTACCTTACCCTATTCGTAGCCGAGTTTGATGCACCCCGAATGGCTCACAGCCCCGCCGCATTTGCATCAGGAAGCACGGTGTTTTGAGTCATACGGGAGAGAATAGACCCAGTGCAAAAGAACCGTAGATTTACTGCCATCCCAGACCGTTCTAGGCCAAGCCGTCCTGTGTTTGCCGCGTCCATCTATGCGGGGCAGACTGGCAAAACACCGCAGTGGCAACCTGATCTTTGCCTGTTTGGGTGGTATTCTAGAGCAGTCTGACATGGTGGCGTGAACCTTTCACCCACAGAGGAAACGCACCGACTCGGAAGTAGCCAAGCAGTGATCTGAGCGGTGCGGTAGGCGCGAACTGTTGAGGAGGACTGAGGAATGTACCGAGGAAGAGAGGGGCAGTGGGCCTTCCTGCTCCACCGTCTGTCCGGGCTGGCGATCTTGTCTTATCTGTTGCTGCATGTGTTCAGCATCGGATCATTCATCTTTGGCGAGCGTTTTTATATGGCTATCCATCACACCTATGACCTGTGGCCGTTCCGTATCGGTCTGGTCTTCATTACGGCGGGCGTGGTCTACCATGCTTTCAACGGCCTGCGGATCATCGTCATGGACTTCACGGGCGCGGGCGTGGCCTATCAGCGTCAGATGTGGTACGGCGTGATGGTACTCAGTGTCCTGAGCGCCCTGTACGCGGCTTACCACCTGTATCCCCGCCTGATCGGAGGCTTCTGATGATTCGCGCACGCACCTTTATGGACGCGCGGCAGCAGTCGCACTCCAACGCCGAACTGAACTGGTGGATCTTCATGCGGATCAGCGGTCTGATCTTGATCTTCTTGATCTTGGGCCACATCTACATGACGTTTATTCAGGTCAGTGAAGCCGACGCCACCTTTGATGCCGTGGTGAGCAAACTCAGCAACCCGGCGTGGAAGTTCTACGACTGGCTGATCTTGGCCTTGTCCTTGATGCACGGAGCCAACGGCGCACGCTACTCCATCGAAGATTACGTGCGGTCACGGCCCAACCGGGCTTGGGTCAAGGGCCTGTTCTATACGGTCATCGCCGTGGTGTTCGCATTCGGCACGATTGGTCTGTTCTCCATTTGAACGGCCTTTCTAAGCCGTCACCCTTCTCACCCGAATAAAGGAAACCAACTATGCATCATCGTTATGACGTTCTGGTGGTGGGAGCAGGCGGCGCGGGGCTGATGGCCGCCCTGTACGCCGCCAAGGGCAATGTCAGCGTGGCCTGTATCTCCAAGCTGTACCCCACCCGTTCCCATACGGGCGCGGCGCAGGGCGGAGTGGGCGCGGCGCTCGGCAACGTGCAGGAAGACCACTGGGAATGGCACATGTTCGACACGATCAAGGGGGGCGACTACCTGACCGATCAGGATGCCGCCGAGATTTTCTCCAAAGACGTGATTGAAGCCGTGTACGAGCTGGAGCACATGGGCCTGCCCTTCTCACGCACCGAGGAAGGCAAGATTGCCCAGCGCAAGTTCGGGGGCCACACCCGCGAGTTCGGCAAGGCCGCCGTGGAGCGTTCCTGCTACGCCAAAGACCGCACCGGCCACATGATTTTGCAAACTCTGTACCAACAGAACGTAAAAGCCGGAACCACCTTCTACAACGAATTTCACGTCACCGACCTGATCATCGAAGACGGGCGTTGCCGGGGCGTCGTGGCCTACGATCTGTCTACGGGCGAGATTCATACCTACCACGCCAAAGCTGTGATTCTGGCGGCGGGCGGGTACGGGCGCATCTTCAAGATCACGTCCAACGCGCTGACCCTCACGGGCGACCTGATGAGCATTTACTACCGCAAGGGCCTGCCCCTTGAGGACATGGAGTTCTATCAGTTCCACCCCACGGGCCTCTCTAAGCTGGGTATTCTGGTCACCGAAGGCATTCGCGGTGAGGGCGGAATCTTGCGCAACAGCACGGGCGAACGCTTTATGGAACGCTACGCGCCGACCATCAAAGACCTTGCGCCCCGCGACATCGTGAGCCGCTCCATCATCACCGAAATCCGCGAAGGCCGGGGCGTGGGCCGCGACGGCGACGCCATCAACCTTGACCTGACGCACCTGCCGCGTGAAACCATCGAGCAGAAGCTGGCCGAAATTACGGACTTGGCCCGCACGTACCTCGGCCTCGACCCGATTAAGGACTTGGTGCCGATTCAGCCCACGGCGCACTACGCGATGGGCGGCATTCCCACCGACGTGAACGGCCTGTGCCTCAGCGACGGGCACGGCGGCAGCATCGAGGGCCTCTATGCGGCGGGCGAGCAAGCGTGCGTGTCCCTCCACGGCGCGAACCGCCTGGGCACCAACAGCCTCGGAGACCTGATCGTGTTCGGACGCCGCGCCGGGATTTACGCCGCGCAGTACGCCCGTCAGGTGGACTACGCCACCATGCCCGAAGACCCCGAAGCCGAGAGCAAGGACATGCTGAACCGCATGAAGAATGCCAGCGGCACTGAAAACGCTGCCCTGATCCGCAAGGAACTGCAAGAGACCATGATGAACAACGTGGGTATCTTCAGAAACGGCCCGGATATGGAGAAGCAAGTCGAGATTCTGAAGGAACTGAAGGCCCGCTACAAGAACGTGAGCGTGTCTGACCCCAGCCAGCGCTACAACAGCGAACTGATGGAAGCCATGGAACTCGGCTTTATGCTGGACTGCGCCGAAGCGATGACGGCCAGCGCCCTGAACCGTACCGAATCGCGCGGCGCACATGACCGCGAGGACTTTATGGAACGGGACGACGCCAACTGGCTGAAGCACACGATGGCCTATAAAGACCTGAACAACGACAATAACGTGCTGATCGGTTACAAGGACGTGAGCCTGAAAGGGTATACGCGGGCCTTTGAACCTAAGCCCCGAGTGTACTAATTGGGAACGTGGGAGATGGATCGGAGAACGTGGGAACAACACCGACCACGATCCACACTCCACGGGCCACCTTCCAAAAGGACTGACATGACCCAAGCACAACTCACTCCCAGCACGCCCGCTACCGCTGCGGCGATGATGACCCTGAAGGTCAAAGTGCTGCGGTTTGACCCCGAAAAAGACAAGAAAGCCCACTGGGTGACCTACGAAGTGGAGGCTCAGGCCGCAGACCGCGTGCTGGACGTGATCAACCACGTGAAATGGTACATGGATCCCAGCCTGACCTTCCGCCGTTCCTGCGGCCACGGCATCTGCGGCAGCGACGCCATGCTCATCAACGGGCGCAACCGCCTCGCCTGCAAAACCTTGCTGCGCGACGTGGTGAAAAAGAGTGGCGACACGATTACCGTGGAGCCCATTCGCGGCCTGAAGGTGGAAAAAGACCTGCTGGTGGACATGGAGCCGTTCTTCGACTCGTATAAGGCGATCATGCCTTACTTCATCAACGAGTCGCCGGAACCCGCCGCAGAGCGGATCCAGTCGCCGGAACTGGCCGAGCGCATGGCCCACTCCAGCAACTGCATCCTGTGCGCGTGCTGCACCACCTCCTGCCCGATCTTCTGGGTCAACGGGTCTTACCTCGGCCCCGCCAGCATCGTGCAGGCGCACCGTTTCATCTTCGACAGCCGCGACGAAGCCACCCAGCAACGCCTGAACATCATGAACCAGAACACGGGCGTCTGGCGCTGCCGCACGGCCTACAACTGCACCGAAGCGTGCCCCCGCGACATCCCAATCACGCAACTGATCGAGGAAGTCAAGCGGGCCGTGATGTACCAGCAGTCGTAAAACCTACTCCAACACAAAATTCCAGCACAAAGACGCGGAGGCTCAAGCTTTCCGCGTCTCTTCATGGTGCTTCTAGGTTATGTTCCCTTCAGATCAGGTTCCTTCTAGATACCGCACCTGCTTGCCTGTCCGCTGTGCATACCCAATTTCTGCGCGGGTGCTTTCGCCCACGTATCCACCCACGTTGATGACCAAGATTTCATCGGCCAGATCGATTTTGTGACGGTGAAGGGTGGCGAGCCGGGCCAACGTGTCCGCCTGCTGCACAGCATTCAGATGGGCCAAAGCCTCGGCATCTGGCGTGCGGTGACTGCCGAGACTGAGGACGATTCGCCCTGCCAACGTTTCAGCCAAGCTCGCCGCGTCGAACTGGGCCAGAAAGCGCGTGCTTCCGCACAAGCACACCACCGCCGGGCGCTGTTCCTGATTCAGAATTGCAGGGCGTAGCGCACGCCACCACTGTCGGTGCATTCGCCGTAGCCGTGCTCCTGCGCGTCTACGGTCAGGGTGCAGGTCAGGGTGCGGGAGGCGTTGCCATCGGTGCGGGCAATCAGGTTGCCGGTGCGCGAAACGAGGCGGGGGGCAGGGGTGCGGGCCGTGCCGCCGACGCCGTAGTAGGGATCGCGGTCGCCTGTGCCGTTCCACGTGTTGCCGAAATTGAACTGCAACCCCAGATCGAAGGGTGAGGGCACAGGGCTGGCCGTATCGATGATCACGGTGCGGCCCACGTAAGTCTGCTCACCAATCTGAATGGTCACGTTGTTTTCCAGCCGCCCCGCGCCGCTGCGGGGTTGCAACGAGCCTGCCACAAAACTGACGGTGCCCTCCTGCCCGTTACTGGTATTCACGATGCGCCCGGTGGGAGGGCCGACAAGGGCGGGGGCGCAGGAAGCGAGAGCGGCGGCCAAACCCAGCAGCAGTAGGGGGCGTTTCATATCCCTCTCAGTTTAGGCCGCAGACCTGACGAGGCGGTGAGGACGGAGGAAAGTGGGCGTGGCAGAGGCGGCAATGCAAAGGCGGCGATCCAGCCCAATTCACAGACGGGGTATATTGACGCTCATGCTGTTTCTTTCCGCGCTGCTGCTCGTCGTTGCTTTTCTGGTGGGCAGTTTGCCGCTCGGAGACTGGCTGCTACGGCGCTCTGGCGTGGATTCGCGGGTCAGTAATGCCCACAATCTGGGCATAGAAAACATGTTGCGGCGCGTGGGGCCGGGGCTGGCCGCAGCCACAGCCACTCTGGACGCCGGAAAAGGGTTTATCGCGGTGCTGATGGCGTCCAGCTTGGATAACCCCAGCGTCATGGTTCTGGCGGCACTGGCGGCGTATCTGGGCCACCTGAACCCGCCGCGTGCGCTGTACGGCCCCACCTTGCCGCGTGGCCGGGGCAACTTGGTGTTGCTGGGCGTGCTGGCGGGGTTGTCGGCCACCGGAGCCGTGCCGCTGTGGGCGGCGGCCCTGCCCGTGCTGGTGTTCGCGGCTGTAGCTGGATTCTGGGGCTATATCAGCGCGGCTACCCTGGCGGGCCTGGCGGCGTTTGCCGGGGCAGTAGCCCTGTTGCCGCTGGGGGTTCCGGCCAAATTGGCGGCGCTGGGGTTGCTGGTGGCCGCCACCTGGCGCTTCAAGGAAAACCTGGGCCGCATGCTGGACGGCACCGAACCGCGAGTGGGCGAGGAAGTGCCGATGGCCGGAAAACGCGCCGACGTGGTGGTGGCCGCCTTCATGATCCACCCCATGACCCTCAAGGATTTCTGGTCGGTGGGACGCTTTTCCTGGCTGAAGCCGATGGTGGAACGCGGCCTGGTCAGTGAGGCCAGCGTGCGCCATCTGGCCGACCACGTGCGGCCCATGAAAGTGGGCGAGCTGCACGGCATCCGCACGGTAGAGGGGAAGGAAATTCGCTGTTATCTGCTAAGCAGCCCGCTCCTGCCTGACCGCTTCCGCGACGCACCCGAACTCGCCACCCGCCGCGCCATAGAGGGCGCGAGGCTGGCCCGTGAACTGGGGGCCGAAGTGTTCGGGCTGGGAGCCTTCTGGAGCGTGGTGGGCAATAAAGGCGTAGACGTGCAGGCCGCCGTGCCCGACATCACCATCACCAACGGCGGCGCGTATACCAGCGGCACCATCAAGGCCGCCATTCCGGGCATTCTGGCCCACTTTGAAGGTTCGGGCCGCGATCTGAAAGCCGCCACTGCCGCTGTAGTGGGCGCAAACGGTGTGGTGGCCTTTGGCATTGCCCGTACCATTGCCCCGCAAGTCGCCAAGGTGATCATGCTGGGGCGCGACCTGGAGAAGCTGGAACGCAGCGCGACCACCCTGCGCCGGGCCAACAAGGACACCGAAATCATCACGACCACCAGTTACGACACCCTGCGCGAGGCCGACCTGATGTTTACGGCCACCAGCGACCCGAATCCGGTCATTTTTCCTCAGCATGTGAAACCGGGCGCGTGGATTTTTGATGAAGGACGGCCCGCCGATGTGGACGTGAGCGTGGAGGCCATTCCCGGCGTGCGCGTGATTCCCGGCGGTGTGGTGCGGCCCCCCGGCTCCATGACCACCAGCATCGACTTGCAATTTGGCGAGGGCGCAGTGCCTGCCTGCCTCGCCGAAACGCTGATCATCGCGGCCACCGGCGAGCATCACCGCAAAAGCCTCGGCGCACAGACGCTGACCGAGAACATCAATTTTTTTGTAGAGCAGGCCGAAGTGCTGGGCTTTACGGTGGTGGATTAGAGTTATTGCTCCTCGGCCAGCACGCGCTTCAGCAGATCGGGTCTGTCGGTGTTGATGCCGTCTACACCCAGCCTCAGCAGGCGGCGCATCTCGGCCTCTTCGTTGATAGTCCAGACTTGCACCGCAATGCCGCGTGCGTGCATCTGGGCCACAAAGCTGGCCGTGACCACTTCTATGCCGCCCGCCCGCACCGGAACCTGTGCCGCACGGCCCGCAGCGGGGGCCAACCCTGCTAGGCCCACGCTTCCTAGTCCCACTTTGCTCAAAATCACCAGTGGGCGCAGTTCCCGTTCGGTCATAGAGGTGGTCACTTCGGGGCAGGCGGCGCGGAACTCTTGCAGGGCACGGTCACTGAAGCTGGCGACGATGACGCGCTCGGTCATTTTTCTCTGACGCAGCACGGCGCAAAACGGGGCGGCGAGGCTGGGCGCTTCCTGCTTGATTTCGATGATCCACGGCAACTCCGGGTGGGCGGCCAGCGCTTCTTCCAGCGTGGGAATGGTGTGGCCTTGCCCCCGGTAAGGAAAGGTCTTGCCCCCGTCGCGGCTGAAGCGTGCCCCAGCGTCTAGCGCCCGCACCTGCGCCAGCGTCAGCTCCCGTATCCGGCCTTTGCCATCCGTGAGGCGGTCTACGGTTTCGTCATGAGACAAGACCAGCACACCGTCGGCGGTGGCGTGCATATCGGTGTCGAGCATCTGCACACCCAGCGCCGCCGCTTCACGGAAGGCCAGCAGCGTATTGCTGGGCCACAGCAACTCGCCGCCCTGATGGGCGATATTCCACGCCGGAGACACGAGAAAAAGATTGCCCGCAGGCTGTGCATTCCGCGCGAGGCTGGAGCGCAGGGCTGAAGCCAAAAACAGGGCGATCAGCACGCCAAAAATAATGCCTGCCCACATCCAGCCCCGCCGCGCCCGAATCGCCCGTCTGCGGCTGGCTGGCCCACCTGAAAGTCGTTGCATCGGCTTCAGCATAGGCCGCGCCGGGTGGGTTGACCTCATGCTGACCGAGCTGTCCAGACGACCCGCACCAAGATGAACAACTCGTCAGATTTGCGGCTTTTGTCTCACGGCTTAGGGGATAGGGTGGGGCATTCATGCGTGTCTCTGTCCTCAGCTTGTTGTTTTGGTGCAAACGATCTGGACTGCTGACGCTGATGACCCTCGCCCTGCTGGGCCAAGCCCACGCCACCGAATTGCCCCTGTTTCTGGGTACGGCGTCGCCCGCCGCGCCGCTGAATTTGCCGGAAGTAGCCTGCCTGCCGCCCACCGACCCGCTGGAATTGGCCGTGTGGCGCGTAACCACAGCGGGAGGCCGCCCGGATTTGTCGTGCGGCAATTCTTTCGTGGAGTACCAGCGGTTGCCGCGCAGTCCCAGCACGCCGGTGGATGCCTTCGACCAGATCGCGGCGCAGATTCGGGAGGCAAAAAACGAGGTATTGCTGGCGAGCATGGAATGGCACGCGGGCGAGGGCCGCCCCGGCTGGACGGTGGCGCGGGCGGTGCGCGACCTGTACGGGCGGGTGCAGGCCAACCCCGCCGCCTATCCGCAGGGCATGAGCGTGCGCTTGATGCTGGGCAATTTTCCCGAGTTGCAGAGGGCCGACTGGGCGACCATGCCGCTGGCGTTGGTGCGCGACCTGAGGGCGCTGGGCGTGCCGCTAGAAGATGCGGCAGTGGGCTGGAGCCTCAGCGTCCTCAATTACCGCTATTTTCCGCACAGCCACGTGAAATTACACGTCATCGACGGGCAGAATTTGACAGTGGCGGGCTTCAACTTTACCGATACCCATTTGCCCCAAAACGAACGAAATGGCGGCCTGCACGACTTGCACGACCTAGGACTGAGAATGAGTGGGCCAGTGGCGCAAGACGGCGTGGCGGCCTTCGACGACCTGTGGCGGCACTCGCGGCAGGTGCGCTGCCCCGCAGATGTGCGCCCAGAGCAGGTCAGTGCGGCCTGCACGTTGGGCGACCCCGGCCCCGTGACCCATCCCGCCGCCGCCCGCCACGCCCTCCCCACAGGCACGGCGCGGGCTTTCATGCTGCATCGCCGCCCCGGATTCGATCAGGCAGACCGCGCCCACCTCGGCCTGTTGGGGGCCGCCACCACCCAGATCGACCTGATGCAGGCCTCCTTTAGCCCGCTGCTGCCCTGCTGGTACGCCTACCTGAGTCCCGACGAATGCCCCTACGACACCCTGCCCGTGTACCTGCGGGCCGTGGTGGACGCGATTGGGCGCGGCGTGCGGGTGCGGGTGCTGATGGTGGACTACGGCATAGACAGGGCCGCCAACCGCAGCGGAGCGGCGTTGGTGCGCCTGATGGCCCGGCAACTGGGCAAAGAAGACCTGTTCGAGGCCCGCTACACCACCTTCCCCATGCACACCAAAGCCCTGACGGTGGATGGCCGGATGGTCTTGGCGGGCAGCATGAACTTCCATTTCAGCGCGTGGGGCGGGCTGGGGCTGGCGGAAGCGGCGCTGGCGACCTCTGACCCGGCGGCGGTGCAGGGACAGCAGGCCAGCTTTGAAGACGTGTGGGCCAACGGCAGCCGCCCCGTACCGCGTGAATGGTGGATGCGGAATGTGGCGTCCGGCAGCGCGGCGACTCCAGCTGATCTGCCCGTTTCCCGTT includes the following:
- a CDS encoding phospholipase D-like domain-containing protein, whose product is MTLALLGQAHATELPLFLGTASPAAPLNLPEVACLPPTDPLELAVWRVTTAGGRPDLSCGNSFVEYQRLPRSPSTPVDAFDQIAAQIREAKNEVLLASMEWHAGEGRPGWTVARAVRDLYGRVQANPAAYPQGMSVRLMLGNFPELQRADWATMPLALVRDLRALGVPLEDAAVGWSLSVLNYRYFPHSHVKLHVIDGQNLTVAGFNFTDTHLPQNERNGGLHDLHDLGLRMSGPVAQDGVAAFDDLWRHSRQVRCPADVRPEQVSAACTLGDPGPVTHPAAARHALPTGTARAFMLHRRPGFDQADRAHLGLLGAATTQIDLMQASFSPLLPCWYAYLSPDECPYDTLPVYLRAVVDAIGRGVRVRVLMVDYGIDRAANRSGAALVRLMARQLGKEDLFEARYTTFPMHTKALTVDGRMVLAGSMNFHFSAWGGLGLAEAALATSDPAAVQGQQASFEDVWANGSRPVPREWWMRNVASGSAATPADLPVSRLSHP
- a CDS encoding lipoprotein, encoding MKRPLLLLGLAAALASCAPALVGPPTGRIVNTSNGQEGTVSFVAGSLQPRSGAGRLENNVTIQIGEQTYVGRTVIIDTASPVPSPFDLGLQFNFGNTWNGTGDRDPYYGVGGTARTPAPRLVSRTGNLIARTDGNASRTLTCTLTVDAQEHGYGECTDSGGVRYALQF
- a CDS encoding glycerol-3-phosphate acyltransferase, yielding MLFLSALLLVVAFLVGSLPLGDWLLRRSGVDSRVSNAHNLGIENMLRRVGPGLAAATATLDAGKGFIAVLMASSLDNPSVMVLAALAAYLGHLNPPRALYGPTLPRGRGNLVLLGVLAGLSATGAVPLWAAALPVLVFAAVAGFWGYISAATLAGLAAFAGAVALLPLGVPAKLAALGLLVAATWRFKENLGRMLDGTEPRVGEEVPMAGKRADVVVAAFMIHPMTLKDFWSVGRFSWLKPMVERGLVSEASVRHLADHVRPMKVGELHGIRTVEGKEIRCYLLSSPLLPDRFRDAPELATRRAIEGARLARELGAEVFGLGAFWSVVGNKGVDVQAAVPDITITNGGAYTSGTIKAAIPGILAHFEGSGRDLKAATAAVVGANGVVAFGIARTIAPQVAKVIMLGRDLEKLERSATTLRRANKDTEIITTTSYDTLREADLMFTATSDPNPVIFPQHVKPGAWIFDEGRPADVDVSVEAIPGVRVIPGGVVRPPGSMTTSIDLQFGEGAVPACLAETLIIAATGEHHRKSLGAQTLTENINFFVEQAEVLGFTVVD
- a CDS encoding glycerophosphodiester phosphodiesterase; protein product: MQRLSGGPASRRRAIRARRGWMWAGIIFGVLIALFLASALRSSLARNAQPAGNLFLVSPAWNIAHQGGELLWPSNTLLAFREAAALGVQMLDTDMHATADGVLVLSHDETVDRLTDGKGRIRELTLAQVRALDAGARFSRDGGKTFPYRGQGHTIPTLEEALAAHPELPWIIEIKQEAPSLAAPFCAVLRQRKMTERVIVASFSDRALQEFRAACPEVTTSMTERELRPLVILSKVGLGSVGLAGLAPAAGRAAQVPVRAGGIEVVTASFVAQMHARGIAVQVWTINEEAEMRRLLRLGVDGINTDRPDLLKRVLAEEQ